One Halolamina litorea genomic window carries:
- a CDS encoding alpha/beta fold hydrolase, translating into MTGPVHTTALDADGNRQLAYAEYGDADGTPVLFLHGTPGSRVLGELLHGDARERGVRLLAPDRPGYGGSDPWPQRSVDDAGAYLTALLDDAGAGSAGVIGFSGGGAHALALAATNPERVESVDVIAGTTPPSVTEETPTPQRVLSGLANTTPTLLRGLFRGQAWLAGRLDPSFVLAQYTDDPESVPAETQETVRSDFLEAFKNSRSGAVTEFRNTAAPWDVPFDAVDADVRFWHGEADTNVPIAGARRLSERLPTAAFNALDGADHLGTLLRAAPEALAAQTE; encoded by the coding sequence GTGACGGGGCCCGTCCACACCACGGCGCTCGACGCCGACGGAAACCGACAACTCGCCTACGCCGAGTACGGCGACGCTGACGGCACCCCCGTCCTCTTCCTCCACGGAACTCCCGGCTCCCGGGTACTCGGGGAACTGCTCCACGGGGATGCGCGCGAACGCGGCGTGCGACTCCTCGCGCCGGACCGCCCCGGCTACGGCGGTTCGGACCCGTGGCCACAGCGCTCAGTTGACGACGCCGGGGCGTACCTCACGGCGCTGCTCGACGACGCCGGCGCCGGGTCGGCGGGCGTGATCGGTTTCTCCGGCGGGGGTGCTCACGCGCTCGCGCTCGCGGCGACGAACCCCGAGCGCGTCGAGTCGGTCGACGTCATCGCCGGCACCACCCCGCCGAGCGTCACCGAGGAGACGCCGACGCCACAGCGCGTGCTCTCGGGACTGGCGAACACGACGCCGACGCTGCTCCGTGGGCTGTTCCGCGGGCAAGCGTGGCTGGCGGGCCGCCTCGATCCCTCGTTCGTGCTCGCACAGTACACCGACGACCCCGAGTCGGTGCCGGCGGAGACTCAGGAAACCGTCCGGTCGGACTTCCTCGAAGCGTTCAAGAACTCGCGGTCGGGCGCCGTCACCGAGTTCCGGAACACCGCCGCGCCGTGGGACGTCCCCTTCGACGCCGTCGACGCCGACGTGCGCTTCTGGCACGGCGAGGCGGACACGAACGTCCCGATAGCCGGTGCACGACGGCTGAGCGAACGGCTCCCGACGGCGGCGTTCAACGCCCTCGACGGCGCCGACCACCTGGGGACGCTGCTCCGGGCGGCACCGGAGGCGCTGGCGGCACAGACCGAGTGA
- a CDS encoding endonuclease/exonuclease/phosphatase family protein, which translates to MSRRSMLRSGAALASASLYGIGSVAATASDRVTVLTQNLYLGSALAPVLQAETESEFEETVDRIYQNVLESRFEQRAEGLAGEIADVEPDVIGLQEAARFVEQGDESTTRDYLETLLEKLEGEGLSYTEVASVDTFDAEVPVSSGSAPGRVRFLNSDVILAREGVKTSADDASTYYTGGREFGIGRGYCSATVEDTFTFVNTHLSTRRTPLLQLAQASELLIRFRDPPTVLVGDFNSGPSTGKTRAYDILTRRYSDAYAAVNPDEEGETCCQHPTLTNETLALGRRIDHVFTHGDIDARKAERVGHDPDARVGERWPSDHAGVMAELELP; encoded by the coding sequence ATGTCCCGCCGATCGATGCTGAGATCGGGCGCAGCCCTCGCCAGCGCGAGCCTCTACGGGATCGGCAGTGTCGCTGCGACTGCCTCCGACAGGGTGACCGTCCTGACTCAGAACCTCTACCTCGGATCGGCGCTGGCGCCTGTGCTGCAGGCAGAGACGGAAAGCGAGTTCGAGGAGACGGTCGATCGCATCTATCAGAACGTTCTCGAAAGCCGGTTCGAGCAGCGAGCCGAGGGGTTGGCGGGCGAGATCGCCGACGTCGAGCCGGACGTGATCGGGCTGCAGGAAGCGGCCCGCTTCGTGGAGCAGGGAGACGAGTCGACGACCCGGGATTACCTCGAGACACTCCTCGAGAAGCTCGAAGGGGAGGGGCTCTCGTACACCGAGGTCGCGTCCGTCGACACGTTCGACGCCGAGGTCCCGGTCAGCAGTGGGTCGGCGCCCGGTCGCGTTCGGTTTCTGAACAGCGACGTCATCCTGGCTCGTGAGGGTGTGAAAACGAGCGCCGACGACGCGAGCACCTACTACACCGGAGGGAGGGAGTTCGGCATCGGGCGGGGGTACTGCTCGGCTACTGTCGAGGACACGTTCACGTTCGTCAACACGCACCTGTCCACGCGACGTACCCCGCTTCTCCAACTCGCACAGGCGTCGGAGCTACTGATCCGCTTTCGCGATCCCCCGACCGTTCTCGTCGGCGACTTCAACAGCGGGCCGAGCACCGGAAAGACCCGGGCGTACGACATCCTGACGCGACGCTACAGCGACGCCTACGCCGCTGTGAACCCGGATGAGGAGGGGGAGACGTGTTGTCAGCACCCCACGCTCACCAACGAAACGTTGGCGCTTGGGCGACGGATCGACCACGTGTTCACGCATGGGGACATCGATGCGCGGAAAGCCGAACGGGTCGGACACGATCCGGACGCCCGCGTCGGGGAGCGCTGGCCCTCCGATCACGCGGGCGTGATGGCGGAACTGGAACTCCCGTGA
- a CDS encoding DUF192 domain-containing protein, with translation MSDTDSLAENEGMLFVHPTEAEHGYVMREMDFPIDMVFVAENGTITTIHHAELPPEGESSPTYEGYGKYVVELPYEYTLDHDIEVGDRVEIPPEHRKVETATPATTDP, from the coding sequence TTGAGCGACACCGACTCGCTGGCCGAGAATGAGGGGATGCTGTTCGTCCACCCGACCGAGGCCGAACACGGCTACGTGATGCGGGAGATGGACTTCCCCATCGACATGGTGTTCGTCGCCGAGAACGGGACCATCACGACGATCCACCACGCCGAGTTACCCCCTGAAGGCGAGAGCAGCCCCACGTACGAGGGCTACGGGAAGTACGTCGTCGAACTCCCCTACGAGTACACGCTCGACCACGACATCGAGGTCGGCGACCGCGTCGAAATCCCGCCCGAACACCGAAAGGTGGAGACGGCCACGCCCGCAACCACCGACCCGTGA
- a CDS encoding DUF7538 family protein, translating to MSDHDAVGSLAEQEGWTAEGFAARAHYRGDGDRYSIEYYAPSHCVLYWKVKGDGETAVPVGRDTVPEPLRARIRADLDAAGVDPAVEDRPL from the coding sequence GTGAGCGACCACGACGCCGTCGGTTCCCTCGCCGAACAGGAGGGCTGGACCGCCGAGGGGTTCGCCGCCCGCGCCCACTACCGCGGCGACGGCGACCGCTACAGCATCGAGTACTACGCGCCCAGCCACTGCGTCCTCTACTGGAAGGTCAAGGGCGACGGCGAGACGGCGGTTCCGGTCGGCCGCGACACGGTTCCGGAACCCCTGCGCGCGAGGATCCGTGCGGACCTCGACGCCGCCGGCGTCGACCCGGCCGTCGAGGACCGACCCCTGTGA
- a CDS encoding ABC transporter ATP-binding protein has protein sequence MSHPSDEDDPFEDIRQKTDNPMRRLFAEYGARHKGYFALGFFGSVIARILDLLPPLLLGIAVDAIFRNDAAYDLPLVPQSWLPGTTEGQFWFTIGAIAFAFFGGSVFHWIRNYGWNSFAQNIQHSVRTDTYDKMQRLNMDFFAEKQTGEMMSILSNDVNRLERFLNDGMNSAFRLSVMVIGIAGILLWLNPRLAVVTLLPIPIIAAVTYKFIDIIQPKYADVRQTVGHLNSRLENNLGGIKVIKTFNTEGFESDRVDDVSMEYYDANWDAISTRILFFPALRVIAGIGFVITFAVGGLWVLGEAPTWITGGQETLSAGVFVSFILYTQRFIWPMAQFGSIINMYQRARASSARMFGLMDTPSRIVEDPDADDLEVTAGDVEYDDVSFGYDEETIVEDISFEVEGGNTLALVGPTGAGKSTVLKLLLRMYDVDEGAIRIDHQDIRDVTIPSLRKKLGYVSQDTFMFYGTVSDNIEYGTFGADHEEVVEAAKAAEAHDFIMNLPEGYETEIGERGVKLSGGQRQRLSIARAMLKDPEILILDEATSDVDTETEMLIQRSIDRLTEDRTTFAIAHRLSTIKDADQILVLEDGQIAERGTHDDLLSQDGLYAHLWGVQAGEIDELPQEFIERAQRRNAQADVDASDDD, from the coding sequence ATGTCACATCCCTCCGACGAGGACGACCCGTTCGAGGATATCCGTCAGAAGACGGATAACCCGATGCGGCGTCTCTTCGCCGAGTACGGCGCCCGACACAAGGGCTACTTCGCGCTCGGCTTCTTCGGTAGCGTGATCGCTCGGATCCTCGACTTGCTCCCGCCGCTGCTGCTCGGGATCGCCGTCGACGCCATCTTCCGAAACGACGCGGCCTACGACCTCCCGCTCGTGCCCCAGTCGTGGCTGCCAGGGACGACGGAGGGGCAGTTCTGGTTCACCATCGGCGCCATCGCCTTCGCCTTCTTCGGCGGGTCGGTGTTCCACTGGATCCGGAACTACGGCTGGAACTCCTTCGCCCAGAACATCCAGCACAGCGTCCGTACCGACACGTACGACAAGATGCAGCGGCTGAACATGGACTTCTTCGCCGAGAAGCAGACCGGGGAGATGATGTCCATCCTCTCGAACGACGTGAACCGCCTCGAACGGTTCCTCAACGACGGGATGAACTCCGCGTTCCGGCTCTCGGTGATGGTTATCGGCATCGCGGGGATCCTGCTCTGGCTGAACCCCCGCCTCGCGGTCGTCACGCTGCTGCCGATCCCGATCATCGCCGCGGTCACCTACAAGTTCATCGACATTATCCAGCCGAAGTACGCCGACGTGCGACAGACCGTCGGCCACCTCAACAGCCGCCTCGAGAACAACCTCGGCGGCATCAAGGTCATCAAGACGTTCAACACGGAGGGCTTCGAGTCCGACCGCGTCGACGACGTCTCGATGGAGTACTACGACGCCAACTGGGACGCCATCAGCACGCGAATCCTCTTCTTCCCGGCGCTTCGGGTCATCGCCGGCATCGGGTTCGTCATCACGTTCGCCGTCGGTGGGCTGTGGGTGCTCGGCGAGGCGCCGACGTGGATCACCGGCGGGCAGGAAACACTCAGCGCCGGTGTGTTCGTCTCGTTCATCCTCTACACCCAGCGGTTCATCTGGCCGATGGCGCAGTTCGGCTCGATCATCAACATGTACCAGCGCGCTCGCGCCTCCAGCGCCCGGATGTTCGGCCTGATGGACACGCCCTCGCGCATCGTCGAGGACCCCGACGCCGACGACCTCGAAGTCACCGCAGGCGACGTCGAGTACGACGACGTCTCCTTCGGCTACGACGAGGAGACCATCGTGGAGGACATCTCCTTCGAGGTCGAGGGCGGCAACACCCTCGCGCTCGTCGGCCCGACCGGCGCCGGCAAGTCGACGGTGCTGAAGCTCCTCCTCCGCATGTACGACGTGGACGAGGGCGCCATCCGCATCGACCACCAAGACATCCGTGACGTGACCATCCCGTCGCTCCGGAAGAAACTGGGCTACGTCTCACAGGACACGTTCATGTTCTACGGGACGGTCTCGGACAACATCGAGTACGGCACCTTCGGCGCCGACCACGAGGAGGTCGTCGAGGCCGCGAAAGCCGCCGAGGCCCACGACTTCATCATGAACCTCCCCGAGGGGTACGAGACCGAGATCGGCGAGCGCGGGGTCAAGCTCTCGGGTGGCCAGCGCCAGCGCCTCTCCATCGCCCGCGCGATGCTGAAGGACCCCGAGATCCTGATCCTCGACGAGGCGACCTCCGACGTGGACACGGAGACGGAGATGCTGATCCAGCGCTCCATCGACCGGCTCACCGAGGACCGCACGACCTTCGCCATCGCCCACCGGCTCTCGACGATCAAGGACGCCGACCAGATCCTCGTGCTGGAGGACGGCCAGATCGCCGAGCGTGGCACCCACGACGACCTGCTCTCCCAGGACGGCCTCTACGCGCACCTCTGGGGTGTGCAGGCCGGTGAGATCGACGAACTGCCCCAGGAGTTCATCGAGCGCGCCCAGCGGCGGAACGCGCAGGCCGACGTGGACGCCAGCGACGACGACTGA
- the mtnP gene encoding S-methyl-5'-thioadenosine phosphorylase, which produces MTIGFIGGSGIYESLPLSNTREVTIQTPYGSPSAPVTIGEFGETGREVAFLPRHGPDHQHSPTNLPYRANIYALKQVGVTHVLATNAVGSLREELPPRTLVVPDQIYDRTKHRDLSFFGDGIVVHQPFAQPYCPEMVDHLSSAAEASSVDDTGADADVSEGGTYVCIEGPQYSTKAESEFYREQGWDVVGMTAIPEAKLAREAEMCYATLAGVTDYDVWKDDHEVTLNEVLENAAANEDAIKAAIQEAIRTFPEDHECDCHSSLEGTINTPTDAIPEETRERVDLFVGDYLED; this is translated from the coding sequence ATGACCATCGGCTTCATCGGTGGCTCGGGCATCTACGAGTCGCTGCCGCTCAGCAACACCCGCGAAGTGACGATCCAGACGCCGTACGGCTCGCCGTCGGCGCCGGTCACCATCGGCGAGTTCGGCGAGACGGGTCGGGAGGTCGCGTTCCTCCCTCGACACGGGCCGGACCACCAGCACTCACCGACGAACCTCCCCTACCGCGCGAACATCTACGCGCTGAAGCAGGTCGGCGTGACCCACGTGCTCGCGACCAACGCGGTCGGCAGCCTGCGCGAGGAACTCCCCCCGCGCACGCTGGTCGTCCCCGATCAGATCTACGACCGAACGAAGCACCGCGACCTCTCCTTTTTCGGCGACGGCATCGTCGTCCACCAGCCGTTCGCCCAGCCGTACTGCCCGGAGATGGTCGACCACCTCAGTAGCGCCGCCGAGGCGAGCAGCGTCGACGACACCGGCGCCGACGCCGACGTGAGCGAGGGCGGCACCTACGTCTGCATCGAGGGGCCCCAGTACTCCACGAAGGCCGAGTCGGAGTTCTACCGCGAGCAGGGCTGGGACGTGGTGGGCATGACGGCCATCCCGGAAGCCAAGCTCGCCCGCGAGGCCGAGATGTGCTACGCGACGCTGGCCGGCGTCACGGACTACGACGTGTGGAAAGACGACCACGAGGTGACGCTGAACGAGGTGCTCGAGAACGCCGCGGCCAACGAAGACGCCATCAAGGCCGCGATCCAGGAGGCGATCCGCACGTTCCCCGAGGACCACGAGTGTGACTGCCACAGCTCGCTGGAGGGGACGATCAACACGCCGACCGACGCGATCCCGGAGGAGACCCGCGAGCGCGTCGACCTGTTCGTCGGCGACTACCTCGAGGACTGA
- a CDS encoding MATE family efflux transporter, with protein sequence MTSTRSERSSLTRGPLLRPLIRLAWPLVAIQLLQVAYNLVDTVWLGRLSADAVGALSLAFPLVFLVISIGGGFTAAGAILVAQHTGAGGDRAAGRIAGQTLGFVGIVSVVVGAVGFLATGPLLSMLPADPATTERVIPLSAEYMRVFFLGSPALFGFFVFSSLMRGVGDTRTPLVVMFVSVLVNVALDPFLIFGWWVFPAMGVEGAAIATVTSRVVATVAGMYVLFGTDLGLTIEPRDLIPKPGPVREIVELGVPTALEQSGTALAMVVATAMVATFPPAVVAAYGLGNRLMSLVTLPAMGLSQAMDTAVGQNLGADEPERATKAVKLGMGLVVAVLAVVAVVVATFPEPIVTAFLPEQSATAAATIGHASTYLRIMSIAFVFFGTFQVAMGTFRGAGNTTTALALSLIALWVVRLPATYLLAFPLGWGPTGVWTAVALGDVVGSLSALFWLSRGTWKSAVVEVEPKETTSDVVPAHD encoded by the coding sequence ATGACCTCCACTCGCTCCGAACGCTCCTCGCTCACCCGGGGACCGCTGTTACGCCCGCTGATACGGCTCGCCTGGCCGCTGGTGGCGATCCAGCTCCTCCAGGTCGCGTACAACCTCGTCGACACCGTCTGGCTGGGTCGCCTCTCGGCCGACGCCGTCGGCGCGCTGAGCCTGGCGTTCCCGCTCGTCTTCCTCGTCATCTCCATCGGTGGCGGCTTCACCGCCGCGGGCGCGATCCTCGTCGCCCAGCACACCGGCGCCGGCGGCGACCGGGCGGCGGGCCGTATCGCGGGCCAGACGCTCGGTTTCGTCGGAATCGTCTCCGTCGTCGTCGGCGCGGTCGGCTTTCTCGCCACGGGGCCGCTCCTGTCGATGCTGCCGGCCGATCCCGCGACGACCGAGCGGGTGATCCCGCTGTCGGCGGAGTACATGCGAGTGTTCTTCCTCGGCTCGCCGGCGCTCTTTGGCTTCTTCGTGTTCTCCTCGCTGATGCGCGGCGTCGGCGACACGCGGACGCCGCTCGTGGTGATGTTCGTCTCGGTGCTGGTCAACGTCGCCCTCGATCCGTTCCTCATCTTCGGCTGGTGGGTGTTCCCCGCGATGGGCGTCGAGGGCGCCGCGATCGCCACAGTCACCTCGCGCGTCGTCGCGACCGTCGCCGGGATGTACGTCCTGTTCGGCACGGACCTCGGGCTGACGATCGAGCCCCGCGACCTGATCCCCAAGCCGGGACCGGTCCGGGAGATCGTCGAGTTGGGCGTCCCGACGGCGTTGGAGCAGTCCGGGACCGCGCTGGCGATGGTCGTCGCCACCGCGATGGTCGCCACCTTCCCGCCCGCCGTCGTCGCCGCCTACGGGCTGGGTAACCGCCTGATGTCGCTGGTCACGCTGCCGGCGATGGGGCTCTCACAGGCGATGGACACCGCGGTCGGCCAGAACCTCGGCGCCGACGAACCCGAGCGCGCGACCAAGGCCGTCAAACTCGGTATGGGTCTCGTCGTCGCCGTACTCGCGGTCGTGGCCGTCGTCGTCGCCACGTTCCCCGAACCGATCGTGACGGCGTTCCTGCCCGAGCAGAGTGCGACCGCCGCCGCCACCATCGGCCACGCCTCGACGTACCTCCGGATCATGAGCATCGCGTTCGTGTTCTTCGGGACGTTCCAGGTAGCGATGGGCACCTTCCGGGGCGCGGGCAACACCACGACCGCGCTGGCGCTCTCGCTGATCGCCCTCTGGGTGGTTCGGCTCCCGGCGACCTACCTGCTCGCGTTCCCGCTGGGCTGGGGGCCGACCGGCGTCTGGACCGCCGTCGCGCTGGGCGACGTGGTCGGGTCGCTTTCGGCGCTGTTCTGGCTCTCCCGCGGGACGTGGAAGTCCGCGGTCGTCGAAGTCGAGCCAAAGGAGACGACGAGCGACGTGGTCCCGGCACACGATTAG